In Aspergillus fumigatus Af293 chromosome 2, whole genome shotgun sequence, a genomic segment contains:
- a CDS encoding splicing regulator NSRP1-like domain-containing protein: MPPPKLSYGLNLPSKKAPISKLGPPGSQKRKKTIFDSDSEGDNQNDAGDGGGDGPIEITTIGGLEEPPRPSTNERQTTEPPAKRKPLAGPPTGKPNIKPLSKNSIFADGEETQEPQAMPLGLNPAKNKSSAPPTAELTNLSALRSSKKHAEDAQQLDPTIYSYDAIYDSLHAAKSDKAKAASADAKNDGPRYMTSLLRSAEIRKRDQLRARDRLLAKEREAEGDEFADKEKFVTSAYKAQQEELRRIEQEEAERERQEEERRKQNGGAGMVGFYRDMLSRDEQRHEEVVKAAEEAARRVQAGEIPADEAAAEAEASKEKTEAQIAAELNAKGAHIAINDEGEIVDKRQLLSAGLNVAPKPKPSASASAAAAAARAAANKPRLDSGHHAARTNQRARQTEMIARQLEEKARQEAEAEAARQREIAERTRTRKTETDVLSAKERYLARKREREEAAKKGS; this comes from the coding sequence ATGCCCCCTCCGAAGCTGTCCTACGGGCTCAATTTGCCCAGCAAAAAAGCTCCAATCTCGAAACTCGGACCGCCAGGTTCCCAGAAACGCAAGAAGACCATCTTCGATTCCGACTCTGAAGGCGACAACCAGAACGATgccggcgacggcggcggtGACGGCCCCATCGAGATAACCACAATTGGCGGTCTCGAAGAACCACCCAGACCGTCCACCAACGAGCGACAAACTACAGAACCGCCTGCAAAACGAAAACCATTGGCTGGTCCCCCAACCGGCAAACCCAACATCAAACCCCTAAGCAAGAACTCCATCTTTGCCGACGGGGAAGAGACCCAAGAACCACAGGCAATGCCGCTGGGCCTCAACCCCGCGAAAAACAAATCCAGCGCGCCACCCACCGCCGAGCTCACAAACCTTTCCGCCCTCCGCAGTAGCAAGAAACACGCCGAGGACGCCCAACAGCTTGACCCCACCATCTACTCCTACGACGCCATCTACGACAGCCTGCATGCCGCCAAATCtgacaaagccaaagccgcTTCCGCGGACGCCAAAAACGACGGGCCGCGGTACATGACCTCGCTATTGCGCAGTGCAGAGATCCGCAAGCGGGACCAGCTGCGCGCGCGGGACAGGCTGCTCGCCAAAGAGCGTGAGGCAGAGGGCGACGAGTTCGCCGACAAGGAGAAGTTCGTGACGTCCGCGTACAAGGCGCAGCAGGAGGAGCTGCGGCGGatcgagcaggaagaagcagagcggGAAcggcaggaggaggagcggcgGAAGCAGAACGGCGGGGCGGGGATGGTCGGGTTCTACCGGGACATGCTATCGCGAGACGAGCAGCGGCACGAGGAAGTCGTCAAGGCTGCAGAGGAGGCCGCGCGACGGGTGCAGGCGGGCGAGATCCCAGCCGACGAAGCCGCCGCGGAGGCGGAAGCaagcaaggaaaagaccGAGGCGCAGATCGCCGCGGAGCTCAACGCCAAGGGCGCGCACATCGCCATCAACGACGAGGGCGAAATCGTCGACAAGCGGCAGCTGCTGTCCGCGGGGCTGAACGTCGCGCCCAAGCCCAAGCCGTCCGCCTCGGCGAGCGccgctgcggctgctgctcgtGCGGCTGCCAACAAGCCGCGTCTCGACTCGGGGCACCACGCGGCGCGGACGAACCAGCGCGCCCGTCAGACGGAGATGATCGCGCGACAGCTAGAGGAGAAGGCCCGACAGGAAGCCGAGGCCGAGGCCGCGCGACAGCGGGAGATCGCGGAGCGCACGCGTACTCGCAAAACGGAGACGGATGTGCTGAGCGCGAAGGAGCGATATCTGGCGAGAAAGCGGGAGCGAGAAGAAGCGGCCAAGAAGGGGTCGTAG
- a CDS encoding Zn(2+) transporter ZRT3, protein MAANSDLRGWLMSGVSGTVRRFSRRKDFQIANSNGFLSASLCLSAGVMLFTSLYSMLPTSKEYLTRAGFSPRAAACTLIGLFLAGVIAIRLVSAFIHQRIPSHVVDCAHSHQPNTQDPERGEVGRQEQLASAPNQANGSTERTPLLLQSKPPSRKSMPGAVERPALEPLRSRLTRRINQLMGGVKTQCDENGPCYGFSQTCGLECTKILTNTQMASVVEEMPRPSLITHHSIGVQLDSERVGFGEGAGPGLLPQSHDSTEDVSGQSDASNSQKNQSSASSLRTGLEVYPHKSSEDQNDSTKEPRAASAQQQQHHHHVPQNAFLSIGLQTSLAIALHKLPEGFITYATNHASPTLGMTVFVALFIHNISEGFAMALPLYLALNSRWKAMFWSSLLGGISQPAGAALAALWIWGARKAGHHDETTGPSWGVYGGMFAATAGIMTSVGLQLFSEGLGLTHRRGFGVGFAIAGMGLMGLSFALTAAGIVYYRVFFDDCLSALRVMIVLFINR, encoded by the exons ATGGCTGCCAATAGTGACCTCCGAGGATGGCTGATGAGCGGGGTCTCTGGCACAG TACGGCGCTTTTCTCGTCGCAAGGACTTCCAGATTGCCAACAGCAATGGCTTCTTATCAGCCTCTCTATGCCTGAGTGCCGGTGTTATG CTCTTCACCTCCCTCTACAGTATGCTCCCCACCTCGAAGGAATACTTGACTCGAGCTGGATTCTCACCCCGCGCGGCGGCCTGCACTCTAATCGGACTCTTCCTGGCCGGCGTGATTGCCATCCGACTTGTTTCCGCCTTCATCCACCAGCGTATTCCCTCTCATGTCGTCGATTGCGCCCATAGTCACCAACCCAACACCCAAGATCCCGAACGCGGCGAAGTTGGACGGCAGGAACAGCTAGCGTCCGCTCCGAACCAGGCAAATGGCTCTACCGAACGGACGCCTCTCCTGTTACAATCAAAGCCGCCTTCTCGCAAGTCCATGCCGGGTGCCGTTGAGCGACCGGCGCTTGAACCTCTGCGGTCTCGGTTGACTCGTCGCATCAATCAGCTCATGGGTGGCGTTAAAACCCAATGTGACGAAAACGGCCCGTGCTATGGTTTCTCGCAGACGTGCGGTCTTGAATGTACCAAGATCCTCACTAATACGCAGATGGCTAGcgtcgtcgaggagatgCCTCGCCCTTCCTTGATCACGCATCACAGCATTGGCGTGCAGCTTGACTCGGAACGCGTaggatttggagaagggGCTGGCCCAGGCCTGCTCCCCCAGTCGCATGATTCGACAGAAGACGTCTCAGGACAATCGGACGCCAGTAACTCCCAGAAAAACCAAAGCAGCGCATCTTCCTTGCGGACCGGTCTGGAAGTCTATCCCCACAAATCCTCAGAGGACCAAAACGATTCGACCAAAGAGCCACGGGCAGCATCGGcgcaacaacaacaacaccatcaccacGTGCCCCAGAATGCCTTTCTCTCTATCGGACTCCAGACGTCGTTGGCTATTGCCCTCCATAAGCTCCCAGAGGGCTTCATCACATACGCTACCAACCACGCCAGCCCCACGCTCGGCATGACCGTCTTCGTTgccctcttcatccacaaTATCAGTGAAGGCTTCGCCATGGCCCTGCCGCTCTATCTTGCGCTCAATTCCCGCTGGAAAGCCATGTTCTGGTCCAGCTTACTTGGTGGTATCAGCCAGCCCGCCGGCGCCGCCCTCGCCGCTCTTTGGATCTGGGGCGCGCGGAAAGCCGGCCACCACGACGAGACTACCGGTCCCTCCTGGGGTGTCTATGGCGGCATGTTTGCTGCCACCGCCGGCATCATGACCTCGGTTGGCCTGCAGCTTTTCAGTGAAGGGCTGGGGTTGACGCACCGTCGCGGGTTCGGTGTTGGATTCGCCATCGCTGGAATGGGGTTAATGGGGCTGAGTTTTGCGCTGACTGC GGCGGGTATTGTTTACTATCGCGTGTTCTTTGACGATTGTCTCTCTGCATTACGAGTTATGATTGTTTTGTTTATCAATCGTTAG
- a CDS encoding DNA/RNA non-specific endonuclease, whose product MSKATIAAIAAASAATGAGITALLYSSSSSRPQQQQQQQQQQLPPPPPPSQPAAISPPATIPPPSLAKTAASKPSGGSPVDPAGIYQYGFPGPIADTITSLPLTGAYDRRTRNPAWVAEHITPYSLSLKNADRKHSAFVEDASIPAIFRAKLADYFRSGYDRGHQVPAADAKWSQDAMDGTFALTNMCPQVGEGFNRDYWAHFEEFCRDLTKKYPSVRIVTGPLYLPHRDPDGKWRVSYEVIGNPPNVAVPTHFYKVIYAEDGTASPTSKVSLGAFVLPNARIPNDKRLAEFEVPLEVLERASGLEFASKLDVSRRKRLCQEVKCDIVVREFNNASKRAA is encoded by the coding sequence ATGTCAAAGGCTACTATTGCGGCCATCGCTGCCGCCAGTGCAGCTACTGGTGCTGGTATCACCGCTCTGCTGtactcttcatcatcctctcgacctcaacaacagcagcaacaacaacaacaacagcttcctcctccccctcctccgtCCCAACCGGCTGCAatctctcctcctgcaaCTATTCCTCCGCCGTCTCTGGCCAAGACTGCCGCCAGTAAACCCTCCGGTGGCTCCCCCGTCGATCCTGCCGGTATCTACCAGTATGGCTTCCCCGGTCCGATCGCCGATACCATCACCTCTTTACCCTTGACCGGCGCCTACGACCGTCGCACACGTAATCCTGCCTGGGTCGCCGAACACATCACGCCGTACTCGCTCTCCCTGAAGAACGCCGACCGGAAACACAGCGCCTTCGTCGAAGACGCCAGCATTCCCGCCATCTTCCGCGCCAAACTGGCCGACTACTTCCGCTCCGGCTATGACCGCGGCCACCAGGTGCCCGCCGCCGATGCCAAATGGTCCCAGGACGCGATGGACGGCACCTTTGCGCTTACCAACATGTGTCCTCAGGTCGGGGAGGGCTTCAACCGCGACTACTGGGCGCATTTTGAGGAGTTTTGCCGCGATCTGACCAAGAAGTACCCCTCCGTCCGCATCGTCACGGGCCCCCTGTACCTGCCCCATCGCGACCCGGACGGCAAGTGGCGCGTCTCGTATGAAGTGATTGGCAACCCGCCCAACGTGGCTGTGCCGACGCACTTTTACAAGGTCATCTACGCCGAGGACGGCACGGCCAGCCCGACCAGCAAGGTCTCGTTGGGTGCGTTTGTGCTTCCCAATGCCCGCATTCCCAACGACAAGCGTCTGGCTGAGTTCGAGGTGCCGCTGGAGGTGCTGGAGCGGGCTAGCGGGTTGGAATTTGCGTCTAAGCTGGATGTTAGCCGTCGCAAGCGTCTCTGCCAGGAGGTCAAGTGCGATATCGTTGTGCGCGAATTCAACAACGCCAGTAAGAGAGCGGCCTAG
- a CDS encoding putative RING finger domain protein yields the protein MAHSKRNTSLPHFTSYERGLLRSTWGTKRGVISRDSFLPFGSCRLCLQPARTPVACATNGDLFCRECAINDLLAQRQEIKRLEREREEARKRLAEDEERALEDARRRELREFELVSMGLEAAKNDHTKGTGGGGGNGDSQRKRKAEETEEALAAFKAREIEVDGKRKKIFELDEKEMARIAREEQERLKRELKREKSESSKSALPSFWVPSLTPSTDPNEIAANKAVKMTPICPGSTDENRHAYSLKSLVDVHFTEEKAADGTVSRICPSCNKNLSNGLKAMLAKPCGHVICQPCVTKFMTPHDVPDPHASKEEQERTAKLHGLILCYVCEADITPRDPKAEADEHGTEKGNGKKSKKKDKEQGIRPGLVQVSSEGTGFAGAGGNVAMKAGIAFQC from the exons ATGGCGCACTCCAAACGAAACACCTCCCTCCCCCATTTCACCTCCTACGAACGGGGCCTCCTCCGCTCGACCTGGGGCACCAAACGCGGCGTCATCAGCCGCGACTCCTTCCTCCCCTTCGGCTCCTGTCGACTCTGCCTACAGCCGGCCCGAACGCCCGTCGCCTGCGCCACGAACGGCGACCTCTTCTGTCGCGAATGCGCCATCAACGATCTCCTCGCGCAAAGACAGGAGATCAAACGTCTCGAGCGAGAACGCGAAGAGGCCCGGAAGCGCCTGgctgaggacgaagagcgGGCGCTCGAGGATGCGCGGCGGAGGGAACTTCGCGAGTTTGAGCTTGTGAGCATGGGGCTGGAGGCGGCGAAGAATGATCACACGAAGGGGaccggcggcggcggcggtaACGGGGATAGTCAGCGGAAGCgcaaggcggaggagacggaggaggcATTGGCTGCATTCAAGGCGCGCGAGATCGAGGTCGAcgggaagcggaagaagatttttgagctggatgagaaggaaatgGCTCGGATTGCGCGGGAAGAACAGGAGCGGCTGAAGCGGGAgctgaagcgggagaag TCGGAGTCGAGCAAATCCGCGCTCCCTTCGTTCTGGGTCCCCTCGCTCACGCCATCGACCGATCCCAACGAAATCGCCGCTAACAAGGCCGTCAAGATGACGCCTATCTGTCCCGGGTCGACGGACGAGAACCGCCATGCCTATTCGCTCAAGTCGCTGGTCGATGTGCATTTTACAGAGGAAAAGGCGGCGGACGGCACAGTCTCACGGATCTGTCCCAGCTGCAACAAGAACCTGAGTAATGGGCTCAAGGCGATGT TGGCGAAACCCTGCGGTCATGTTATCTGCCAACCGTGCGTCACCAAGTTCATGACGCCGCACGATGTCCCCGATCCCCATGCCAGCAAGGAGGAACAAGAGCGGACGGCGAAACTACACGGTCTGATTCTCTGCTACGTGTGTGAGGCGGACATTACACCGCGGGATCCCAAGGCTGAAGCTGATGAGCATGGAACCGAAAAGGGCAACGggaagaagtcgaagaagaaggataaggaGCAGGGGATTCGGCCGGGGTTAGTACAGGTCAGCTCGGAGGGGACCGGGTTTGCAGGGGCGGGAGGGAATGTAGCGATGAAGGCTGGGATTGCCTTTCAATGTTAA
- a CDS encoding SET domain-containing protein encodes MSLGLAQSREGMSGNVMGSDRARAGGEGEVQGQGQVEVHRPLLALPAPPPSPPPRSSRRPGLVPVSRDPDEILYRRTYENKTQSKYIDESIGYGLFATGRIPAGEVVFADKVAWLAGSEVQCWKNAKTADDLVAERVRAMGEEWHRGFLCLPNPQPKGSSGGAAYAQIWKRYHMIALQPENAKVLVLGLNLAFVNHACIANASLYYTLRYPRDENGEEDKSLPPKIGRAVVRASRDIRPGEEITVAYFYAKGECGVRQLMSSMYCKFWCVCRFCRDPVRETENALEKLYTLETIFEDADTLYKRPAVVFKNAYELIKLYERLKISDTRQVQVWLYCAVIAGYNCDLGRAMLFLIKARGLVLILHGPNGHLYDRIRVYCQMPPLMPGFGATTRGRSAVKQCYFMFADQKHSADVLFMLTAKPDEYIRLHRYRRIPDRLAKPGESRYLIRYDAQDARRKKFEDEEPDPVEFIPWWYDAEVRKQIIEEKTAKEAERKEERKKTARKKKREEQKRKETTITNPDCIEPEKDFLDVCRELVAEFEAHDKQKPEPQQRELRERNRDALQHLLGARNEPKKRADEEDEGESKQEHETLGGPWTQVSPHEHEPVPSQPAVHQVAARKRVVLETPPVRPETEKYAPVELC; translated from the exons ATGTCTTTAGGTCTCGCACAGTCACGTGAGGGGATGTCCGGCAACGTGATGGGTTCGGATCGTGCTCGTGCTG gtggagagggagaggtaCAAGGGCAGGGCCAGGTAGAGGTGCACCGTCCGCTGCTTGCGttgcctgctcctcctccgtcgccGCCACCGCGGTCCAGTCGGCGGCCCGGTCTGGTCCCTGTTTCCAGAGATCCAGACGAGATACTCTACAGGCGTACGTACGAGAACAAGACTCAGAGCAAATATATCGATGAGTCGATCGGCTATGGTCTGTTTGCGACCGGGCGCATCCCTGCCGGGGAGGTTGTCTTCGCAGATAAAGTCGCCTGGCTTGCTGGCTCGGAGGTTCAGTGCTGGAAGAATGCAAAGACGGCCGACGATCTCGTTGCTGAGAGGGTCCGCGCGATGGGTGAGGAGTGGCACCGGGGTTTTCTATGTCTGCCGAATCCACAGCCCAAGGGTTCGTCCGGGGGGGCCGCGTATGCTCAGATCTGGAAGAGATACCATATGATTGCTTTGCAGCCGGAGAATGCAAAGGTGTTAGTGCTGGGGCTGAACCTGGCGTTTGTGAACCATGCGTGCATCGCGAATGCGTCTCTCTACTATACGTTGCGGTATCCGAGGGATGAGAACGGGGAGGAAGATAAAAGCCTGCCCCCGAAGATTGGACGGGCGGTGGTGCGTGCGTCCAGGGACATCAGGCCCGGCGAGGAGATCACCGTTGCCTACTTCTACGCCAAGGGGGAGTGTGGCGTACGCCAGTTGATGTCCAGTATGTACTGTAAGTTCTGGTGCGTGTGTCGGTTCTGCCGGGACCCGGTCCGCGAGACGGAGAATGCTCTCGAGAAGCTCTACACTCTCGAGACCATCTTTGAGGACGCAGATACCCTGTATAAACGGCCCGCGGTGGTGTTCAAGAACGCCTATGAGCTGATCAAGCTATACGAGCGGCTCAAGATCAGCGACACGCGCCAGGTCCAGGTCTGGCTCTACTGCGCGGTGATTGCGGGATACAACTGCGATCTCGGCCGAGCTATGCTCTTCTTGATCAAGGCGCGCGGCTTGGTTCTGATTCTCCATGGTCCCAACGGTCATCTGTACGACAGAATCAGGGTCTATTGTCAGATGCCTCCTCTCATGCCGGGCTTCGGAGCTACCACCCGCGGCCGATCCGCCGTGAAACAGTGCTATTTCATGTTTGCAGACCAAAAGCACTCTGCAGATGTCCTGTTCATGCTCACAGCAAAGCCGGACGAGTACATCCGACTGCACCGCTACCGTCGTATTCCCGACCGCCTGGCAAAGCCTGGAGAGAGCAGATACCTTATCCGCTACGATGCGCAGGACGCGAGACGGAAGAAATTCGAGGACGAGGAGCCAGACCCTGTCGAGTTCATCCCATGGTGGTATGATGCCGAGGTGAGGAAACAGATAATTGAGGAGAAAACggcaaaggaggcagagcgaaaggaagagagaaagaagacagccaggaagaagaagagggaggaacAAAAGCGTAAGGAGACTACAATTACGAATCCAGACTGCATTGAGCCAGAAAAGGATTTCCTAGACGTCTGCCGCGAATTAGTAGCCGAATTCGAGGCTCACGACAAGCAGAAGCCAGAGCCGCAGCAGCGGGAATTAAGAGAGCGCAACAGGGACGCTCTGCAACACCTGCTAGGCGCAAGGAATGAACCGAAGAAGCGAgctgacgaagaagacgaaggagAAAGCAAACAGGAGCATGAGACCCTTGGCGGACCATGGACCCAGGTGTCTCCTCACGAGCATGAGCCGGTTCCGTCGCAGCCTGCTGTGCACCAGGTAGCAGCCAGAAAGAGAGTGGTGCTCGAGACGCCTCCTGTTCGGCCGGAGACCGAGAAATATGCTCCGGTTGAGCTTTGCTAA